The Chitinophaga flava genome has a segment encoding these proteins:
- a CDS encoding SusC/RagA family TonB-linked outer membrane protein has protein sequence MQLKIVTLLLTVACLQISARSMSQQITLSRKHAPLLSVFEDIRKQSGYNFWYEDMLLKKSRPVDIHIENASLEQALSVLFKEQPFSYEIIGKVIALKEKENKAEKLSSLPAITEQDKRKITGTVKDSTGAPVPGATYLVKGTKIGGATDASGRFSIEAPQGNVVLVFSSIGFQPTSVTVGSSNTVSVIMQAASNGLNEMVVTALGIKRPKGTLGYAISTIKGEELTKAGATMNPFLALYGKAAGVGVNMGAAGPQGGIKINIRGAASMNPDQNIRPMFVVDGVILSDRKTSIGGTTGQGFDYGAGINDINPADIESMVILKGAKATVLYGSDAANGVVLITTKSGRNTTGMGMTGSIQYTAEQPVSYLKLQNQYGLGDNIYDTTYATINGKQVRTIPNKRFSFGPKFDGADVMFYDSAMVKNSPHNNNFLSLFKTGHSTTGNVAIAGSNDKGSVRASYTNYYYKDISGDNSWQKRNTFSFNGNIKASNLASFEVISNIYNITSMNRRGSNDGSVAWGLPLDYDYNRIYPFYTDETGYKRDLSNAGVPTAFSNLGGFLWDRSQNSLKDDKVHMITSVKATLNFTKHLFLVGQAGLDYDNTTYTTEKSVTRVLPSVAGGGFGVAKENATVQTYQALLNYNRSFMSDQLHLFAYTGGAYRLRSSDYIGSNVVGGLNFADLYSFNNEAGTASAANLDKIRNFRRGNDVLYSWLASASISWKSELTLEMQGRMDWNSTLPPANNRYFYPGVALNWNYTERFTVPGMNSGTLRLSWADVGNGTNRYFANNLYSFTRLSGTTALSITPPEAILPGALKPERKREFEIGINNSFFRNNRLTIDFSAYSNHRYNQIFNLPISPASSSTGLKINVGDVKAWGLELGLTGTPLMGKNYRWDITLNAASQGSKVVKLYPGVVNNPISNLINGSAASIHADEGRPYGDIMMYDYLRDDAGNKIVGSNGMYSLNNQKTIAAGNIMPKFYGGIISDFNYKNFNLRIGLDYKSGGTIFSYTNNRLTGVGQLESTLQYRDEAHGGLAYYLDASGNQVAWQHNNPAPAASRDGKVYHDGIILPGVMQDASGKSVPNTQMTNASSYYMSYANDLATSFPPDRLYKNNYVKVREVALSYEVPRNLVKRMKLQRLTLTAAARNLFYLYKSIPNIDPEGALGADTYVENTIYPTQRTYSLGLNVAF, from the coding sequence ATGCAACTCAAAATAGTAACACTGTTACTGACAGTCGCCTGCTTGCAAATCAGTGCCAGGTCTATGTCCCAGCAGATCACACTTTCCCGCAAACATGCACCGCTGCTGAGCGTCTTCGAAGACATCAGAAAACAGTCAGGGTACAACTTCTGGTATGAAGACATGTTGCTGAAAAAAAGCAGACCGGTGGATATACACATCGAAAATGCTTCACTCGAACAAGCACTGTCTGTATTGTTCAAAGAACAACCTTTCAGCTATGAGATCATCGGTAAAGTGATCGCATTGAAAGAAAAAGAAAACAAAGCTGAAAAACTCAGCTCACTGCCCGCTATAACGGAGCAGGATAAACGAAAAATCACCGGTACTGTAAAAGACAGCACCGGCGCCCCTGTGCCAGGTGCTACCTATCTGGTAAAAGGCACCAAAATCGGTGGCGCTACCGATGCCTCCGGCCGCTTCAGTATCGAAGCGCCGCAAGGCAACGTGGTACTGGTGTTTTCCTCTATCGGCTTCCAGCCCACCAGCGTTACTGTAGGTAGCTCCAACACTGTCTCCGTGATTATGCAGGCTGCTTCCAACGGCCTCAATGAAATGGTGGTGACAGCCCTCGGTATCAAACGCCCCAAAGGCACACTGGGCTATGCTATCAGCACCATCAAAGGAGAAGAACTCACTAAAGCCGGTGCTACCATGAACCCATTCCTCGCCCTCTACGGTAAAGCTGCCGGCGTAGGTGTGAACATGGGCGCCGCCGGTCCGCAGGGAGGTATCAAAATTAATATCCGCGGCGCCGCCAGTATGAACCCCGATCAGAACATCCGTCCGATGTTCGTAGTAGACGGTGTTATCCTCAGCGACCGTAAAACATCCATTGGCGGTACTACAGGCCAGGGCTTCGACTATGGCGCCGGTATCAACGATATCAACCCGGCCGATATCGAATCAATGGTCATCCTCAAAGGCGCGAAAGCAACCGTACTGTATGGCAGTGATGCTGCCAACGGCGTGGTACTCATCACCACCAAAAGCGGCCGTAATACCACCGGCATGGGTATGACAGGTTCTATCCAATACACAGCAGAACAACCGGTATCTTACCTGAAACTGCAAAACCAATATGGCCTCGGTGATAATATTTATGATACCACCTACGCTACTATCAACGGTAAACAAGTCCGTACTATCCCCAACAAACGTTTCAGCTTCGGTCCTAAATTCGACGGCGCTGATGTAATGTTCTATGACAGTGCGATGGTTAAAAACTCACCGCACAACAACAACTTCCTGTCTCTCTTCAAGACCGGACACTCTACCACCGGCAACGTGGCCATCGCCGGCAGCAACGATAAAGGCAGTGTCCGCGCTTCCTATACCAACTACTACTATAAGGATATCAGCGGTGATAACTCCTGGCAGAAAAGAAATACCTTCAGCTTCAATGGTAATATCAAAGCCTCCAACCTCGCCAGCTTCGAAGTTATATCCAACATCTACAACATTACCAGCATGAACCGCCGCGGTTCAAACGATGGTTCCGTCGCATGGGGTCTGCCGCTGGATTACGACTATAACCGTATCTACCCGTTCTATACCGACGAAACCGGTTATAAACGCGATCTTTCCAATGCAGGCGTTCCTACCGCTTTCTCCAACCTCGGCGGCTTCCTCTGGGACCGTTCCCAGAACTCCCTGAAAGATGACAAGGTACATATGATCACCTCTGTCAAAGCTACCCTCAACTTTACCAAACACCTCTTCCTCGTAGGTCAGGCAGGTCTGGACTATGATAATACCACCTATACCACCGAAAAAAGTGTGACCAGAGTATTACCCAGCGTTGCTGGTGGCGGTTTTGGTGTAGCCAAGGAAAATGCTACGGTACAAACCTATCAGGCGCTGTTGAACTACAACCGCTCCTTCATGTCAGACCAACTGCACCTTTTTGCCTATACCGGTGGCGCCTACCGCTTACGTTCCTCTGATTATATCGGTAGCAACGTCGTTGGTGGCCTCAACTTCGCAGACCTCTACTCCTTCAACAATGAAGCCGGTACAGCTTCTGCCGCCAATCTGGATAAGATCAGAAACTTCAGAAGAGGTAACGACGTACTCTATAGCTGGTTAGCTTCTGCCTCTATCTCCTGGAAAAGTGAACTGACCCTGGAAATGCAGGGCCGCATGGACTGGAACTCTACCCTGCCTCCGGCAAATAACAGATATTTCTACCCGGGTGTAGCCCTCAACTGGAACTATACCGAACGTTTCACCGTACCTGGCATGAACAGCGGTACACTGCGCCTGTCATGGGCCGATGTAGGTAATGGTACCAACCGTTACTTCGCCAACAACCTCTACAGCTTCACCCGTCTGTCCGGCACTACTGCGCTCTCTATCACACCGCCCGAAGCCATCCTTCCCGGTGCCCTCAAACCCGAGCGCAAAAGAGAATTCGAAATCGGTATCAACAACTCCTTCTTCAGGAATAACCGCCTGACCATCGACTTCTCTGCGTATAGCAATCACCGTTATAACCAGATCTTTAACCTCCCGATCTCTCCTGCTTCCAGCTCCACAGGGCTGAAAATAAACGTAGGCGACGTGAAGGCATGGGGCCTCGAACTGGGTCTTACCGGTACACCACTCATGGGTAAAAACTACAGATGGGATATCACCCTCAACGCCGCCAGCCAGGGTTCTAAAGTCGTAAAACTCTATCCCGGCGTTGTCAACAACCCCATCTCCAACCTGATCAACGGCTCCGCTGCATCTATCCACGCAGATGAAGGACGCCCCTACGGTGATATTATGATGTACGACTACCTCCGCGACGATGCCGGTAACAAGATTGTCGGCTCCAACGGTATGTATTCACTCAACAACCAGAAAACAATCGCTGCTGGTAACATCATGCCTAAATTTTATGGTGGTATCATCTCCGATTTTAATTACAAAAACTTCAACCTCCGCATAGGTCTCGACTATAAATCTGGCGGTACTATCTTCTCCTATACCAACAACCGCCTTACCGGTGTAGGCCAGCTGGAAAGTACCCTGCAATACAGAGACGAAGCGCATGGCGGCCTCGCCTATTACCTCGATGCCTCCGGCAATCAGGTAGCCTGGCAGCATAACAATCCCGCTCCTGCTGCCTCCCGCGACGGTAAAGTATATCACGACGGTATCATTCTCCCTGGCGTAATGCAGGATGCCAGTGGCAAATCTGTACCCAACACCCAGATGACCAATGCTTCCTCCTACTACATGAGCTATGCCAACGACCTGGCTACCTCTTTCCCGCCAGACCGTTTGTATAAAAACAACTACGTAAAAGTGAGAGAAGTAGCATTGTCATACGAAGTACCACGCAACCTGGTAAAACGTATGAAGCTGCAACGTCTTACTCTGACCGCAGCTGCCCGTAACCTGTTTTACCTCTACAAATCCATTCCTAACATAGATCCGGAAGGTGCACTGGGTGCCGATACCTACGTGGAAAATACCATCTACCCCACACAACGGACCTACTCCTTAGGGCTGAATGTAGCTTTCTAA
- a CDS encoding FecR family protein — protein MDNNRLKYLLSRYASHTATATELEELKTFLKTEDQDVRLEWMIEEAWMQSAEAEENVFDTQSDAILARILPERAERRPVAKTFYFKSWAAAVLLLIAVGAALLWKKRSYHPPITTRHNIIQPGTDKAILTLANGASIELDSSMNGQIAQQGPVSLQTNAGQLIYKPQNTSASTTISWNTLSTPKGGQYSLVLPDGSRVWLNAASSLRYPTAFTGPKRTVTLTGEAYFEVQPNSAQPFFVTAGNTEVAVLGTNFNIMAYNNEKSISTTLLQGSVRVSQQAVNHILKPGQQSRSNENGTMEVIDNADTNLAIAWKNGFISFKSADIRTIMRQIERWYNIEVVFKGEIPTRTFTGDIPRSADLSALLRLLEISRIHFKLENEQLIVMQ, from the coding sequence ATGGACAATAACAGATTAAAATACCTGTTAAGCCGCTATGCCAGCCATACCGCTACCGCCACCGAACTGGAGGAACTGAAAACATTCCTGAAAACGGAAGATCAGGATGTCCGGTTGGAATGGATGATAGAAGAAGCATGGATGCAGTCGGCCGAAGCAGAAGAAAATGTATTCGACACCCAGTCGGATGCTATCCTTGCACGTATCCTGCCCGAACGAGCCGAAAGGCGTCCTGTTGCTAAAACGTTTTATTTCAAATCATGGGCTGCCGCCGTGCTCCTGCTGATAGCTGTCGGCGCCGCTTTACTTTGGAAAAAACGGTCATATCATCCCCCCATCACCACCCGGCATAACATTATCCAGCCAGGCACAGACAAAGCCATCCTCACCCTGGCCAACGGTGCCAGCATCGAACTGGACAGCAGTATGAACGGGCAGATCGCGCAGCAAGGCCCCGTAAGCCTGCAAACCAACGCCGGCCAACTGATCTATAAACCACAAAATACCTCCGCCAGCACCACCATCAGCTGGAATACCCTCAGCACACCCAAAGGCGGACAATACAGCCTCGTACTACCCGATGGCTCACGGGTATGGCTAAACGCCGCTTCTTCCCTCAGATATCCCACCGCATTCACAGGGCCTAAAAGAACTGTCACCCTCACCGGGGAAGCCTATTTTGAAGTACAACCCAATTCCGCCCAGCCATTTTTTGTAACAGCCGGAAATACAGAAGTGGCCGTACTAGGCACCAACTTCAATATCATGGCCTACAACAATGAAAAAAGTATCAGCACAACCCTGCTGCAAGGATCCGTCAGGGTAAGCCAGCAGGCCGTCAACCATATACTCAAACCAGGACAACAGTCACGTAGCAACGAAAACGGGACCATGGAAGTCATCGACAATGCCGACACAAACCTCGCCATTGCCTGGAAAAATGGCTTCATCTCCTTCAAAAGCGCCGATATCCGTACCATCATGCGACAGATAGAAAGATGGTATAATATTGAGGTCGTTTTTAAGGGAGAAATTCCCACCAGAACATTCACCGGAGACATTCCCAGATCAGCCGACTTGTCTGCACTGTTACGCCTGCTCGAAATCAGCAGAATACATTTTAAACTGGAAAATGAACAACTGATTGTAATGCAATAA
- a CDS encoding RNA polymerase sigma-70 factor — protein sequence MEKTYLNSEPDLLLLVSQGDEAAFARLFHAYHQRLGAFVFQLTGSITMAEEIVQEVFIRIWEKKEKLSQVHHFHPYLYMVAKNYTFSFLKKLGRELEHKQQWELTLSASTDNPYEESTDACFRRIIDQAVAELPAQRQKVYLLSRDEGLRQAEIAERMAISRETVKKHMVLALRAIRSYALTHPESNLLFFFLLLK from the coding sequence TTGGAGAAAACGTATTTAAATAGTGAACCGGATTTACTCCTATTAGTATCTCAAGGCGATGAAGCCGCCTTTGCCCGGCTTTTTCATGCTTACCATCAGCGACTGGGCGCTTTTGTATTTCAGCTTACCGGCTCCATCACCATGGCCGAAGAAATCGTACAGGAAGTATTTATCAGAATATGGGAAAAAAAAGAGAAACTAAGTCAGGTCCATCACTTTCATCCCTATCTCTATATGGTGGCCAAGAATTACACTTTCTCCTTTCTGAAAAAACTGGGCCGCGAACTGGAACATAAACAACAATGGGAACTGACACTCTCCGCCAGCACCGACAATCCTTATGAAGAAAGCACTGATGCCTGTTTCCGCCGGATCATTGACCAGGCGGTGGCCGAACTGCCGGCCCAACGGCAAAAGGTTTATCTGCTCAGTCGCGACGAAGGTTTAAGACAGGCCGAAATAGCAGAGCGGATGGCTATTTCCCGGGAAACAGTCAAAAAACATATGGTACTCGCCCTGCGTGCCATCCGCAGCTATGCACTCACCCACCCCGAAAGCAACCTTTTGTTCTTTTTCCTGCTGCTCAAATAA
- a CDS encoding NAD(P)/FAD-dependent oxidoreductase, with product MTTYPERTRYLQTSNNYSLNNLCYLMQKKAIIIGAGPAGLTAAYELLQRTDIIPVILEKSTDIGGISKTVNYKGNRIDIGGHRFFSKSDRVMDWWMTVMPLDKEAAEIFTISYQQKTREIKVPKKETATDTLVAENPDLIMLVRKRLSRIYFLKKFFTYPIQLSIDTLRKLGIMTTIKIMISYLYAQLFPRKNEKTLEDFMINRFGKTLYLLFFKHYTEKVWGVPCNEISAEWGAQRIKGISIGKAIAHAAKSAWNASKPKDIKQKNVETSLIEQFLYPKHGPGQLWEEVARQVTAQGATILMQHDVTSIIATGDRITAIEAVDRTTGEKTLLEGDYFFSTMPVQELVAGLKTDVPASVREVAAGLLYRDFITIGILLKNLSFENAKTKTHTPITLQDTWIYIQEKDVKVGRLQLFNNWSPYMVKDPDTTWVGMEYFCNKGDDFWALSDTEIRETAIHELCKIGLARKEDVLDATVLRMEKTYPAYFGTYNRFDEIRNYLDSFGNLFLVGRNGMHKYNNSDHSMLTAMVAVDNIAAGITTKNNIWSINTEQEYHEEKK from the coding sequence ATAACGACTTACCCCGAACGGACAAGATACTTACAGACCTCAAATAACTATTCACTCAACAATCTCTGTTATCTCATGCAAAAGAAAGCTATTATCATTGGCGCAGGGCCTGCTGGCCTTACCGCTGCCTATGAACTACTCCAGCGCACTGATATAATACCGGTAATACTGGAAAAAAGCACAGATATAGGTGGCATCTCCAAAACAGTCAACTATAAAGGTAACCGTATCGATATCGGAGGCCATCGCTTCTTCTCCAAATCAGACCGCGTGATGGACTGGTGGATGACCGTGATGCCACTCGACAAAGAGGCTGCTGAAATATTCACCATCAGCTACCAACAGAAAACAAGAGAAATAAAAGTCCCTAAAAAAGAAACAGCGACTGACACCCTCGTGGCCGAAAATCCAGACCTCATCATGCTGGTCAGGAAACGCCTCTCCCGGATCTACTTCCTGAAAAAATTCTTTACCTATCCCATTCAGCTTTCGATAGACACGTTGCGCAAACTCGGTATCATGACCACCATCAAAATCATGATCTCCTATCTGTACGCCCAACTCTTCCCCAGGAAAAATGAAAAAACCCTGGAAGACTTTATGATCAACCGCTTTGGGAAAACATTATATCTGCTCTTCTTTAAACATTATACTGAAAAAGTGTGGGGCGTTCCCTGCAATGAAATATCCGCCGAATGGGGCGCACAGCGCATCAAAGGCATCTCTATTGGTAAAGCCATCGCCCATGCGGCCAAATCAGCCTGGAATGCCAGCAAACCCAAAGACATCAAACAAAAAAATGTTGAAACAAGTCTCATAGAACAATTCCTCTATCCCAAACACGGCCCCGGCCAACTCTGGGAAGAAGTGGCCCGTCAGGTTACTGCACAAGGCGCCACCATCCTCATGCAACACGATGTAACCAGTATCATCGCCACCGGCGACCGTATCACCGCCATCGAAGCAGTAGACAGAACCACCGGCGAAAAAACCCTGCTCGAAGGAGACTACTTCTTCTCCACCATGCCCGTACAGGAACTGGTGGCCGGCCTCAAAACCGATGTACCCGCCAGCGTCAGGGAAGTAGCAGCCGGACTCTTATACCGCGACTTCATCACCATCGGTATACTGCTCAAAAACCTCAGCTTCGAAAACGCAAAAACAAAAACCCATACCCCCATCACCCTCCAGGACACCTGGATCTATATCCAGGAAAAAGATGTGAAAGTAGGCCGCCTCCAGCTCTTCAACAACTGGAGCCCCTACATGGTGAAAGATCCTGATACCACCTGGGTAGGCATGGAATACTTCTGTAATAAAGGAGATGATTTCTGGGCACTGAGTGATACCGAAATCAGGGAAACAGCCATACACGAACTCTGTAAAATAGGGCTCGCAAGAAAAGAAGATGTACTCGATGCTACCGTGCTCCGGATGGAAAAAACCTATCCCGCCTACTTCGGCACCTACAACCGGTTCGACGAAATACGCAACTATCTGGACTCCTTCGGTAACCTCTTCCTCGTTGGACGCAACGGTATGCATAAATACAACAACTCAGACCACTCCATGCTTACCGCTATGGTAGCTGTAGACAACATCGCTGCCGGTATTACCACCAAAAACAATATCTGGTCTATCAATACCGAACAGGAATACCACGAAGAGAAAAAATAA